TCATGAAAACTTCTAGCTTAGTAATACAATGttgctaaattattcatgatcacccaAATTACACAGTTCAGTTTTTCGAACTTTTTGTTGTGCttttagatattcatttgatatttggtatattgctttgcgttcgaatttcgtcttggACAGTTGATTTTTTCCCACCAAGTTATGACCCTTGGCCTTAGAAAAATcgcatgaattattagtttacatccaagtttcttatttatgtagataagagtacttcactcattaaaacttctagcataataatacaacaatgtagctagttcatttttgtcttctttttttccccctgttctagtctttgtacctgaatagtagttgatttccaattattcctatcctggttccccaatttttccCTTTACCagaacctacataatgaacttcgaatattgttgcggtccagTAATTTTTGCGGcaggtaggggactatgtattgccatacAATACTATTAGAATGCTATAGTTTTCAATCTTGATAAATTTTGATCCAAATTTTGTCCCAAAGGGTAATGACATAACCATGATACAGGGTCAAAAAGGGGggaaatatttacaaatttatgAAGTTTACATTTTTGTTATACATTACCAACACTCTCTAGCAGATTTGAGAGCCCGATTATAGCATATAGCTGtgtttagtttaaacaatatttattcgtaaataattcgataataatgtttacaaacaatgtcttatacatgtaatagattgCAATAGCTGTGttgaatatatacaatatgtttgAGAAAATGGAGTTTGTTCAGGGGGATTAGCTACGAGTTAACAAATAAATTTACACAAGGTGATTTCGTATGAATTAGATGTAATAGTCCAAATGAAAAGGGTTCTGATGTTGGACGATAGACTGGGAACAGTGAAAATCTGTCGTTTATCATTCTGGGGTTCTGTGTGTTTTACACTGTGTAGCACTGCATATCTTGCAATCTTTTTCTAGGCACATTTTGATGGAAATAAATTGTTCACCAGCCTGGTTTTAAAGTAATCGGTAAggttatagatatataaaacattgatgACATTGGGCCCCTCATTTATTggaattgcccccccccccccccctcaagaaTGAAAATAGATGTTACAAAAGAACTATGTAAGAGAACAGGGACCCAAGTGACAAATAACAGCTTGCTAACAtctagttttttaaaaatataatttattaactactgGGTCGCTATAACATATACATAAACTTTAAAGATGCCTGCAACattatacatacagtataatttaaaatatctctAAAATTATTGTCTTTTTCCAAAATGATCACATGGCTTGGGGTAATACGATCCAGAAAAACCGCCATTAAAAAGGTTAAAGGATGAGGATAAATGATGTACCAAGCTTTCAAGAAATATGTTGAAAGTCTCGATCAGTCATGTTTGTACTGTATAAAAAGCAAATGAGTTGCTATTGAACATTCAGCAAAATCATACATGataaaatataatacatgtaaatggctTCATTAAATTCAAAGACTTTGTTCACGATGTTTCATAAACGCAGGACAAACGATTCACAACTTTCAGAAAACTGGTTGCCGTTGGACGATTGGTCGGTTCCCGATCCCAACATGCCAACAACTGGGTCATCAGATCAACATCGGGGTAAATATCATTAGGAAACTGAGGGTACAAGTTCTTCTCACCAACCTGAGTGCGCAACTGTGCTGCATTTAAATTGGAAAATGGCTCCTCTTCGCAGACAATTTCAAATACAACCAACGCGTATGAATACATATCGCTCATCTTCATCTGGTCTAAGGTCATAAGTTCACCGCGAAGGATCTCCGGAGAGGAATAACGGGGTGTTCCAATGTTGCGTACCATTTCATGATTTGATGACAAAGATGCTTCAGTTTCATTCTTCATCATACTCAAACCAAAGTCTGTCAGCTTGGCGACAGTAAACTTCTCTCCATCGTGATCAATTAGAATATTTCTGGACTTTACATCGCAATGTGCCAGCTTTTTATCATGTAAATACTCCATACCTGACAGTGTCTGCATAATCATCATCAAACGGTCTTCGTCTGTAAAGTCAGCAAGATCGGCACAGTCCACGTGCAGTGCTTCATGCAAACTCATTTGCATGTACTCCATAACAATGCAAAGATTTGGCGTTGTGGTGCATGCACCaatgaattttacaataaaGGGATGGTCAAGCCGGCTTAGGATATTGACCTCTTCGCTGAACTCAGTTTGACGACGTTTTGAAACTCTTGTGACGTGCAACTTCTTTACAGCAACTATCGATTCTTTGTACTTTGCATGATAAACAACGCCAAATGAACCTCTACCTATGATTTTTCCAAGAGTCAGATCAGAAAACTCGACAGTCGGCCCTGTGTAGTGTAGTAGTGTATCCGATGTCTTTGGAACAGCCTTTGATTCTGCCTTTCCCCGCCACTCTCTTTCAAACTGCAACCTGTTTACTAGATGAATTAATTTCTCAATTGCCTCCTCCTCTATTTCCTCTGGTAAATATGGCAAGTTCTGGTATTCCATATCTTCATcctaaaaagaaatataaatagcTAAGGAATGTGTATCCActgttttaaaaatgatcagcagaattttattttgtacacTAATGAATTAAGATAATGAATCTTACTGGGTATTCCCTGTATCTGAGATATGCTTTGTGAAGCCACTCTGTTTCTTTGCTGCATGTTACGGCTTTTGTTCCGAGCTCACATCCAACCCTATTTAATGCTCTGTTAATAGAGTTGTCGCAGTAAGTCCGCTTTTTCCCGGAGAACGAAGCTCTGGGCCTGGATCCCAGTGGAAATCCAACTCTTCCAAGATGGCGATTTTCCGCATTGTCCACGTAAACTCGGTAATCTCCTGATCCAGAGTTTGACTGAACCGCTGTTCCAACCGGTTTTCCTACACGTCCTAGTTTTCGGTTAAATGGATTATCCTTGTACAATCGAACCTCTCCAAAAGAGTTAGCTGCTCCGTGTGGGAGGCCCACCCGACCAAGACTTCTGTTCATTGAATTATCAACATAGTACTTCGTTCCCCCATAACTTCCAGATCCagatgaatccttagaattaacCATGGTACCATGCTCCATCCCTACTCTGCCTAATCTCCTATTCTGTGCGTTATCCACATATGTTCTTGGAGCAGACGATCCGCCACTCGAACTTGAAACAGGCATGGATCCAACAGGCATTCCAACTCTACCAAGACTTCGATTCTGCGAATTGTCCACGTAAGTTCTTCCGCTGCCAGAATAACCTGAACCTAGAAAACTAGCGCTCGCGGAAGAAGGCCTACTACTTCCACTGGATACCACCATTGAGCCCACAGGCATCCCAACTCGCCCCAAACTGCGGTTGTAGGAATTGTTGACATAACTCCTGCTACTACCACTAGACCCACCGGAACTCCTACCTCCTCCACGTGGCATTACTTGAGGCTAAAAAGAGTAAAACGTTAATTGTAACCATTGGCattgtttattcatttttccattttttttttttttaaatacatatctCACGAAACTAACCATTGGTTTATTTTTCCATGTTTTTAGATATCAAAATACATACTCATGAAACTTGAGTAGGTAAGCTACAGATAGCCATCCTAATCCCTTAAGTCTAATCCACTGAGATGAACACACAGGAGAAAAATTTGATAACCAAATGAATGTATTTCTGAGTTTTATGTAAGTTCCTTTAATGTGGATTgatcctcgtgtgacgtcataggtttttgcacaaatctttattaaatcaaactgcgcatgatagaaatgtatctttcagaggaattttattcactggataaaatgaaaaatttagtaaactattgatactagtgaaaaagtaatattttccatagatactaaatcaattatttataattttaaaaatgtatgcTGGCATTTTCgctactgtatgtctattattagtatacatgtacaatgtttcCCTAacatccacaattaatttatacatcgTTTATAAATAAGCAcagtttttctaaactgttgaTGATTAGAATTTGTCAATCCATTTTAATaagtttatttctatttcattataCTGTGTGATTTTCTTATGTTGACCGATTCTTGTATTTgaatgtctgacatctttaaaaaagcctttaaaaaggtggcaacatacacattttctttagttAATGATTAAAGTAAACTGCACTGAATGGAAATTGATACAGTTTCTCCACTTCAAACAATTAaaattgataagtcacatgagggtggaattaccttaaggTATCTGATGCCTAATTAGCCTCCCAAAAGTCTTCATTACAGGAAAATGGATATCAAAAACACTGATTTTATATCAACGGGcatcattatataaaatatagatCGATCTGAACATTCTTGCTTATagaccacaatgctcacctaAGTGTTATTGAATAAGCTATGCTATTCTTCAgaggatttttaattttttttttttttttttttttttaacactattcccatgattttttttaaaatccgaTTATTAGTTTTATATAATGAGTAAACATCATTTTAGACTCGATCGAGTCGCTTCAAAACTGTATGACCacacccatcgggtatctgaacataatcaacaatattatatggggtaagtgacttgtaccatagtttactattattcattatattttattatagctttcggaAGCGCGGTCGCCTGTTCATAATATGGTGCCGATTTTTTGTCTTTACACTTTGAAcactatatatttctattgacTTCCTATCACCAAAAGTCCTTAGTGGacatatatagtgtttattgttataaaataaaagtgCTGAGTAGCTGAGTACTCATTTGTTGAGCACTCATTTCACCTTTTAAGGCGGGAGATTTTACTCACCCGTtgagtaatatttttttttaaagtaacacattttgtatatagttTGTTGATCTTAGTTGATTATTTTGATAGTGATTTTTATTAGTGGTTAATTAGTTAAGTAATTTTAAGGgtaatcattttattttcacgAGAGGAACTCGTTTCGacgtatttgtatattttggcaggCGATTATTAGTTTTATATAATGAGTAAACATCATTTTAGAGTCTCAGTCTCAGTTTAGTAACTGAGGGATCCTGTTTGCGAAAGAGAACACGTTACAAAAGAAACAGGACAAGTCTGATTGGCCGCCGCTGTTCTCTCGAACAcgttcttatcacgtgactgggtcttttataaAATCTTCATAAATGATACCCGTATTTCTACTTAGGCtacacgtgtttctcgacttgTTCGCACACATGGAGGAGAATAGggaaatagaaagtctttgATACGAAACTATTGACGTTATCTTGTCTCAAGCTACAAATGAAATTGAGTGCGAATatttatttggagaacttagtcCGAGTCAGTTATCCGTGTTTAATGTGGACActaggaatgagagtaccaaatccccgtatgcgtaacccggCCGCAGTatacccaagattgagcggaggtataaatgtctaggtgttgcgtgattggctaatatcaagagtgaaattatttggaattgaaagaaatattatagaggttcaaattaattgtgaggatgaaaaattatcgcacaaaatcgagaaatgactgaggaaattaccatggtaggggtgtgcttaaaatgaagtgtttaatttactgcagattgctagatgttgtaaaaaagtacaaatatggcctatgaAAGGCACGGGactctatatattttttgtcgttttttttatcaacacttggaatgaactttgaaatgtttgcggttatttgtttaaaattgaaatagttaattagtgagagggccaaaggttagcattgaggtctatgggaaatgaattggtactctgtTCCCACTAGCCTATAGGTCACGCAAAATGTTTGACTTCCCACTTTGTCTCGTAGAAcacatcgtcggttacccacgggtgcttctattcgattatctccatcatcacggagcgtgagtggactcaaaaccgtggtttgcgacgatgcgtagaacactgcattgacaaacgtgAGGTGAACTATCTGGacacaatctctacccagagttgtcgttccttgctctcacttaacctctgttaacgtctcaaaataagcaatgttattccacgtgtaaatccacttttttttttttaacggctaataaaactaagagctattttataaaatatagggcaagcaactatttgtatattttttcccattactatatattcatgAACCTATGTatagataacccacacttttaacaaaagaaagtacgccaaactatggtacaactTGGGACAATGAATGCGACGTAGGTCAAAATAACCCCACGAGTAGGTATACTACAACTACACCGAAAAAAGACGTTCGGTGGCTCTAGCAGAGTTTTAAGTGGGATTGTAAAACGTATGGTCACGTTAAAACCtgtaataattatatacatccTTAATAAAATAGCCTAATACTAAATATCTTGAGACTTTGGTCTCCAAACCGCGGTGCTTGCTCTCGTGttggagatacatgtataggcctaatacacgtatcaacacttcgcgaaagttacgtcccttgtccgccatctcccggataaaaatcgtatttccctacgttggactttgtaattttcctatctgtagctttggcatctgttatttttccatcaattgaagtcaactacaatatgccccagattggggcaacccattcatttgtatgaaaacttggtaattggctaaaattcaaagtaataacatcttacatttggtaaggtaaagaaggaaaacttggtttttcaccgattgacctttggctgaccccacaaagggacgtaactcgcggcgaagtgttgataggTGTATACAGGCATCAGTTAGTATCGTTAGGATAAACTAAATATATAAAGCACGTCTTTGAACATACTGATATAACAGATATTTTCCACTTCTCAACCATTTACCTACCTTGTTTTCCTACTAGATACAACTTGCGATTTTCCCCCAACCTAAACCGAAAGTGAAAATTGTCTTCGCAAAATGTGATGGGCGGGGTCAAGCCTAGTTTTGAGCAAAGAATATGTCAGTGTGTATACTTTCAGCACACTTAGAGCGTATTTAGAGCAAATGTCTGTCTCGATGGGGCTCCTAACATGTTATAGTTAATAGCAACAGCACGCTCTCCACCAGGTGAATGAGGGACGTTTCACTATCAAACTTCCCGTCTCCTGCTCAGTCAGCCATATTTGAAATACTGCGTCTGAAACTGTGACGTCACGGGTATTCTATTTATCTCGCTTCTGTTTCTTTCTATTAGGATATGGTACATGCGCGAGGGCTATCGAAAATTAGTCTATTTTTAAATGTATGCGCACACATCAGATTCCGAAAGAACACAAAATGTCGAGCCCGGTGGTATGAAATTAAGTCTGATCGTGCGAGAAAATTTTTATCTACGGTAATTTAAATTCGAATCAGTTGACTTCCGCTAGttttttcagttcaaatcgtgataaagaatatatatttgcagaattTTATTGCTCATTAATggaattttgttgaataaaacgataattttttcATGGTTATAGAGGATACGTAGATTCTTTTGGTATTTTTTTTGTGGGGGTACACGTTCGTATTACAGGTTACACTTTGACTGAAAATCATAAGTCTGGCACAGAAAAATGACATAATGAAGTAATGTGCTGAATATTTTAACAACATGAGGAACAATACAAATTAATCTCATAAACACATTGCCCCCAGCTGCGCAGACGACTGCAAAATTGTTAATACAcgaaatatcatatatatgaacAAGATCCCTTATTGCTCAGAACTGCACTGCCAGCATTCACTGAGAAagtaggaggggggggggggggggatatatatatatatatatatattgtatagtgTAATAAATTTTCTCTCCCTCTCTTATATCATTAGCTCACACATGTACAcactcaaatatatatatatatatatatatagatctatataatatataaaacagaaatagtacacataaattattatatatagactatataatatatattatatatatatatatagaaaatactgCACTAAAACCAACATGCAACACTCAGAGATCAGTatattaaatatgatatatggtataaaaagtcaaattagtatatatactcaattgactttgatatttctaatatatatctctgtgtgtgtgtatgtataacatcAAAAGTTGATATAGTATACTCATTTGACTTTGATGTTCccattattttaaagatatatatatatatatatatatatcaagtcAATTTAGTATACTCGATTGACTTTGATATAtctattgttattattattgtgtgtgtatatatacaatatacatatatatataatacacatatatatctgtatatatatgatatcaaaAGTCGATTTAGTGTACTCAATCGACTTCAATATTCCCATTATTTTAAGTTATTACCTTGAAAATATGTCTTAAAGGGATACCTGTTTTTTCTTCCCCcttttatcttcaaattttgttttttacctAGTGTATTTTCATTATGCTATACATGACCAGACCTGGGGtcaattactttaaaatgtaacgcattaaattacaattacattggaATTTTCACCTTTACAATTACTgttactttcattcatataagtaattaattaaattacaattactttggtaaagtaatgaattacattacacattacaatgcaaaaaaaaaaaaaaaaaaatacaaagaaaattcatgaacacaaattatttgaaattaacttttaaatCAGATTGTGATTAAGTATAAATGACCATTGACTGAACACATTAAAagaatgtttttatttgaaagaaTGTTTCGACTCATTATATCTAGATCTAGCTTCAGAGTTGCGCATGCGCATTGCAGCCGGTGCCTGGAATCTGTGCAATACCCCCAAAAAAGTGCTATACCCAGAAAAAAGTACACTATACCCAATACTGCGATAATATACACAGGATATCCTCTTAGATGGGTTGAGAAATGGttatctggaaaaaatggtACACTGAATTGGTACCGTTACCGTTATACAGCCAATTCATAGAAAAATCCAATACATCCGGCGCCATTTGCCGGCGCCATTGCTTGTGACGTATtataaggtataccacgcccgatcaaattaaagacgatgatgtagtttaaatgttggtgggtttttctaagtttataaattcaaatatatgtataattttttattttttaatgtaagaTGATGCCCCAtcacctgtcattttgtcaccaaaatgaattcaatggatttttaattttttttaaattaaatatcatgaatttaacaccagtatttaattatttcaaacacttaacactttttaatctcaaaagcaggcatgagtatgtaatttaagtgattaaataatttttttgcaagacaagggggggggggggaatgcaCCACAGGTTaaacaagcaattaattataacaatgaaaataaatttcaatcatTCGGAGGTACTGATACGAGCAAAGTtaacacttctgcactgcacacatctataattacatttatacatgaaatactAATTGTAGACaggatttaaattaacaacctGATATATTAGATAAGTTAACCCAACTGTTTCAAAGACAGCTGAAAATTATATTGTTgcttgaatacatataaaactgcaatcaaatcagtataattttagtttagtaagtacagtatgcaagtataaaaaaaatatgcacatgCAGCTCCTTTAACGTAGTAtttgttttctcttttttaattgttttattagtaCATACCTATtccatttagaaattcaatgagaatttttaaaagaaatggcagggccgtaaattaaccttcaatttggaggaggcaggaaattaggccgcccaggcccccagacgctgagcacattttgtgcacactgaacacgtttcgtgcaaaatccttgattctagggccttctaagatgttacttgactaactcattctaaaagaaagatttggaatgctttttaagggaggtatcatgttcttagttattggaaacaacataaattctaatgaactttaaattttaattttttttggctcaaaagttggaggagacagctgcctcctccgcctccatgtaatttacggccctgaatggTTGCCATAACTggaaattaacatatatttatcCGTTGATATGTAAACATAGTATACAGTACTAGGTCATAAGTAAGTTCCCAAAGAAAATGTTCActatatatttaatacaaaaccatatacttttaaacaatttttctgaccgcatttcttcatcaattttgatgaaataaaaagcacTGATCTCAGAAGTATTCAAAGTAGCATATAATAATTTAAGAATAAgtatatgataatatattgtaaagatATGACGATTTTAACACGAATCTTAATTTGAGAGTATATActatttatataagtatgtgtaatttggggggggggggtgtaagagaagattttgaaaaaaagatagatttgcattaaatatatagagaaaattctCTTTGTGAACTTACTTATGGCCAACTACTGTAGTAAGGAATACCGTTATGTACAGAAATGAAACGTACGTTACAAGCCAGAGcaggtattttatatttcattatcagtggTATATAAAAGGTACGCATAACAACAGATTTTTTGATGAAGTTCGATAGCATGAATGAGTTAAAAAATGATAAGTTCTATTGTGTGTTTTTCAAATTGGTAAATCGCAGAGCTcagataaggtgcgtatcagcgtaaatactcattaaattttaccaaatacgcatttaagttgaaaatcatgcgTATAATTACTCATTAGTGaatgtaaatacgctttacactcccaaagtaatgcttattagtccgcgtatttgtgatacatgtagtatgatataaatatgaaatatcagttGTAAATGATGGTTTTCCTATTAGATATGATGTTTCAATGTGGTCCTATCAAATCCTTTACAAATACGACATATAGCTTGAGAATTGTGAATAAAGACGATAGagcatttatataaaaaattatccaccattttttctgcttgtcaagATGTTTTGAGAAGCCAATAAACTTTCAATTTGTGATTCCGACCTTCTTtctttgaaaaacgatgataCCCCCTGGTCAACGGATATTTATTGTTAAGGCAATACTAGTTATACTTGATGATTATGATAGCCCCATATAGACAATTTCATCTCTATTCATATTTGCAGAAAATGTCACTCAACAGAGCGGAAAGTcgacacatacacacacacacatatataccaaAATTAAGTATGGAAAATGAGTTTTGCAAAGGTGAAATGTACGTTATGTGTGCATTATCCGTTTTGGAACCCCATGAGTGCAGAATGTGTATGATTTCCTTTATGTCTGAGTTTATAATGTTTGACAACAATATCTTAACACGGTTTCCattgatgttttcaatattctggCAGCATAATTTCGTATCAGACATTACACGTATTGATAGAGACACTAATGCAATAtcacctttcaaaaatgaatacatGGTCTCAGCGAAGCGTATACATTGTGTTAATTTACTTGGTATTGAGGGAGCTTATGTTTGACATTGTGTAAAAAATGAAACGcattataattacatgcatataattatatttgtcTTGTCTTTTCTGCAAACATTTAGCAATATGAATAAGTATAGAAGGACAGTTTTGGAATTCTTTAATTGTTTTTTCAGAATAAAGATTTGTGTACATTAACTGagaatttatctatctatctatctatctatctatctatctatatctatatctatatatatatatatatatatcagcataaaAAGAATTCTGAGTTTTAGCTAAACactatgtattatatatatatatatatatatatatatatatatatatatatatatatatatatataattttgctTTATCCAACGATGAGAATTTCATGCCATTTCATGAAGGCCATCATGCTGATCCCTTTATTTGTGTATGGATCAGTCATTAAAACCTTTTTTTCTTTAAGCATGAGATGGTTGAACTGTAAGATGCGAATTGTAAGTGACTgctcaaagaaaaaatatatgcatcaaagtataaaattccgctaaaaatctgtataatgttatttagattacggacagaaagtcacaaaatccgtagaacaaaaagtcacaggacaaaaagtcacaatgatgacttttgattagataggacagataggataaaaagtcacaatatattGACAAAGTCACAATTGTGACAATGTAATCAAAGTCACAATTTATTGTGACTTACACTTACAGTTACTAAGTGTAACTCTAAGCTACTGTAATACTTACACTTACAGATTTATTGAC
This genomic window from Ostrea edulis chromosome 4, xbOstEdul1.1, whole genome shotgun sequence contains:
- the LOC125671878 gene encoding uncharacterized protein LOC125671878 is translated as MPRGGGRSSGGSSGSSRSYVNNSYNRSLGRVGMPVGSMVVSSGSSRPSSASASFLGSGYSGSGRTYVDNSQNRSLGRVGMPVGSMPVSSSSGGSSAPRTYVDNAQNRRLGRVGMEHGTMVNSKDSSGSGSYGGTKYYVDNSMNRSLGRVGLPHGAANSFGEVRLYKDNPFNRKLGRVGKPVGTAVQSNSGSGDYRVYVDNAENRHLGRVGFPLGSRPRASFSGKKRTYCDNSINRALNRVGCELGTKAVTCSKETEWLHKAYLRYREYPDEDMEYQNLPYLPEEIEEEAIEKLIHLVNRLQFEREWRGKAESKAVPKTSDTLLHYTGPTVEFSDLTLGKIIGRGSFGVVYHAKYKESIVAVKKLHVTRVSKRRQTEFSEEVNILSRLDHPFIVKFIGACTTTPNLCIVMEYMQMSLHEALHVDCADLADFTDEDRLMMIMQTLSGMEYLHDKKLAHCDVKSRNILIDHDGEKFTVAKLTDFGLSMMKNETEASLSSNHEMVRNIGTPRYSSPEILRGELMTLDQMKMSDMYSYALVVFEIVCEEEPFSNLNAAQLRTQVGEKNLYPQFPNDIYPDVDLMTQLLACWDREPTNRPTATSFLKVVNRLSCVYETS